Part of the Phacochoerus africanus isolate WHEZ1 chromosome 8, ROS_Pafr_v1, whole genome shotgun sequence genome is shown below.
AGGGGGTTTGGACAGGGCAGCCCAGAGACGCAGCGGGCAGGTGCCCAGCATAGCACCTCCCCTGGCAAGGCTTCCCGGGTCGCAGCTGAGGGTTTGCGCCTCTGACTGACATCTGGGAGGGGCTGCGAGTGAGCGCGGCGGGGGAGACCCTGGAGCCTGTCCCCGCCTCCGGCCAGCAGGCGTCTACTCAGGTAACTggacaagcatttattgagtgctgccTGCAGCCAGGTCCTGTGGTCCCACAgcctcctgccctgggaaccaAGCACCACAGCTCCCCACCACAGGGCCAGCAAGAGAGGGAAGCAGCTTCGGGGTGCCTGCGTCTTCCCTGGGGTCCAGTCAGCTGCCGCCTCTTCTGCACGATCGATCGGGGCACTGGTCGCAGCCACCATCCCCCACCTGCTTCCGCCATCGAGGGGAGCAGGGCCGGGCCGAGAGCTGGGGCCCCACAGCAGGGCACAGAGCCCTTGCTCTGGGGGTTCCGGCCCGGGGCCCTCGGGGCCAGAGGACGGCCAAGCCTCACACCCACAGGTCCCCCAGCCGGGCCTTGTTCTCCGACAGCCGCTCACCCCGCTCCTCCTCAGGGAACTGGATGCTGCAAGCATCCTCGGGCGGGGGCGGCGGTGCCTCCAGGAGCAGCTGGGTCTCTGCAAAGGGGCTGTGGTCAGCAGGCGGGCCAggggcccccgccccctccccagggcacaACTGACCTGGGGGCCATGCTCTCTGCCTCTTCAGCTGCCAGATGTGCAGGCTCAGCTGGGTCACAGTCAGGACCAGGATGCCGGTGGCCACAGCGAGGAGAAGGACAGTCAGCAGGCTGTGCGGCTCAGCGGGCAGTGGCCCCGGGCTGCACATGGCATTGTGCGTCTTGTTCCCAGGGAACGTGGTGAGAAACCCAAACTGGGAGCAGCTGGGACACAGGGACACAGAGCCCCCTGGTCAGCCCCCAGCCACCGGAGCAGCCCCTCCGCACGCTGCTGTCTGGGGCCCAGCAGAGGCCGCTCCCTCAGAGCAGGCCTGGGCTGCCCGGCCACCAGAAGCCTCCCAGGACTCACTCTGCCCATGGCTTGCAGTGGCCCTCGTGGCCCCCGGAGAAGGTCCCTGCCACGCAGTCAACACACTTGAAGCCGAAATTGAAATTCcctggagacagacagacacaggctTGGGGGCTGCGGGGTAGATGAGGAGAGGCGCCTGGTGTTTGGGCCACAGCAGAATGACCCCACACGCCTCCTCCGCGTGACACAAGTTCGTAGACCAGGTCCCCTGTGTGCCGCTCTCCAGGGCAGGCTGTGACTTCGGCTGAGGGGAGGGTCCTGATGGGGGGGCGGGGATCTGCCCTCAGTGGTCCGAGGGCGGAGGCAGTGGAAGCAGAGGCGTCAGGAGCCTTCTCTGGACGGCAGGAGAGCAGGAGGCCTAGGGGGGTCCCCTAGGCCCGTCCCGTCCAGCCTTACATGGGCCCCCCTCAGTCCTCGCGCCCCCAGCCCTCACATGTCCAGCTGCCCCTCCCCTCAGGTAAACAGGCCCCAAGAGGGTTCGGCTGCTCCTTCCAGACAAGGGGTTGACCCCCAGGCCGGGCTCTGGGGGACAGCCTGGCTTCATCCAACCGCCCCCTCAGGCGGATGGTCAGGGCCGGTGTAGGCAGAGCCAGGGCCTGAGGGCCAGACAGCCCCCTAACACCCCACTGCTCCTCACAACCGCCCTCCGGGGCATGGTCTCTGGACAAAGAAAGCCAGGCCACGAGAGGGAAGGACAGGCCCCTGGGAGCCATGCCAACGGTGGCGCCCAGCCTCATCCGGCCCGAGGTCCTGAGCAACAGAagggccccacccaccagggctTTGAAGGCCCCCAAGGCGGGTGCCCGCTGGCCCAGAGGACATGGCCATAAGCCCCACTTGCGAGCTCCCTTCCACACCTGCAGCCGGGAGCTCGGCCCCTGCCACCTCTCCACCTGCGCAGGCCACCTCCAGCTGCGACTCACCTTCGGGCTGAGCCTCCTGGCCAGGTGGACAGGAGTAGCGCTTGCAGCTCTTACACTGGGGGTCTCCACAGTGGAACTCGGGCTGGATACACTCGCAGTCCATCTCAGGACAGACCCCCTCAGCTGGGCAGGAAGCGGCCTTGTCAGCAGCAGAGCGACCCCTCCGGCCCCCGGGGGGACATGGGGCTGTCGGGGCAGGGCACCCAACTGGGAGCCAGGACCTTGGCTGGTCCAGCTGCATcttccccactcctgggcacccaGCTCCTCCACCCACCTGGCCTGGCCGCACGCCCCGCTGCCCCGACACTGCTCCTACCCAGCGGGGGGACTGCGACTCGGCATGTGGCCTGGAGCTGTCCCTGCCCGACAAGGGAGTCACCTGGCAGATCTACCCCCCCTCCCCTGTCCATCTTGCACTGCTCTCAGCTGCCTGGACCCTGGCGGCAGCCTGCCTGTCCCTGGACTCTCAGAgcctcctctccccacaccccaggTCCTGGCAGGGGGACACTCTGGGTGTCTTTCCTGCAATATTTGTTCCCAAAATGACTCATTTCACCTGCCCCTCACCCACAGATGCAGGTCCCCGCCAGGGAGCTGGTGGCAAGTGGGGCTGTGACCTCAACCTGGGCAGGAAGCGTCCTGGGTGATGGCTGCAGGCTCACTACCCACCCAGAAGGATGGGAGCCAGCCCTCCTCCACCTGGGGACTCCAGACCTGTCTGGGGAAGACTCCAGCACCGCCGGTCTCTGCTCACCCTTCCCCGCCTCCGCGCACCTCCCAGGCCCCTGGCCTGAGCTGGGCGCCTTCAGCCCTCCTGGGAGCGCTCTGGACCCGGAAAGTTTGCGCTGAGCTCGGGAAGGGGGCGCTGCGCCGCTGCTTCTCCGCGCGGGGGCTCCCGGCCCCTCCTTACCCCGGGCGCACGAGCGGCAGCAGCGCGCGTTCGTCCCGGTCCCGCGTAGAAGGCGGCCGGCGCCGCAGCTTGAACGCCCCGCCAGACGCTGGCCCAGACCCAGCGCGCAGAGCAGCGCGAAGCCGCACAGGGCCAGGCGCACGCCCCTCGCCCCCATGGCACCCGCGGCCCCCAGGGCCGCACAGCGCTCCTCTGGGACTTGAGGAGGCCAGCCCCCTGAAGACGCGCCAAGACCCCGCCCGGCGCCCCGCCTCTGCCACGCCCCCGGGGCCCCAAGCAATGGTTCCCGTGGGGGACCCCCAAGACCCTGCAACTCAAAATGCAAGTCCGGGGCAGAGGATTTGGGGCAGGGAGGCGGCTCTGCGCCATCCCGACGGGTACGAGTCATCGCACGTTTGTCCACAGCTCAGGACGCGCAGCACGAGGTCCCGGAAGGAACTAGGGACTCGGGGTGGGCCGAGGTCCGCGCAGGCTCACCGCTTGTAACCAGCGCCCCCTTCTGCGGGGatgctgagggtgggggaggctgggggggcggggatgCGGGACCGCTCCCTTCCCCTCGCTTTTGCACAAACCTAAAACAGCtattaaaaatagagtttttaaattcattatttttatttttagggctgcacccaaggcatatggaagttcccaggctagggatggaattggaggtctacctgccggccacagccacagcccccgCACCTTGggaactgagccgcatctgtgacctacaccacagctcacggcaatgccaaatccttaacctgctgagtggcccggggttcaaacccgcatcctaatggatgctagttgggttcattacccctgagccacaacaggaactccaaaattagagggtttgtttttttttttttaattcaatggcACTCAGAGCAGGTGACCACAGAGGAGGGGGCATCTGGGAGACCCACGTGGGGGAGTGACCTTGGGGGATTCCTAAGTGATCTGGAAACTAAATATGCCCCAAATGTGTGTGCCTTTCGGGGGAAACACCGGACACATCCCCAGCCCCAtcgtggcggggcgggggggtggtcaGAAATGTTCTCTATGCAAAACCTGTGGCTGCCAGGTCTGAAGGAACTAGAGTGTGGGTGGGAGGGCCAGCGTGTATGAGTGCCGGATGCGGGGTGGCAGATGGCCCCTGAGTCACTGGGGGAGGCAGCACCCACAGGTGGCTTGtgctgggacccccccccccccacatacccAAGGGTGGACTCAGCAAGGACCCCGTGGGCTGCTAAAAttcttctctgggagttcccgtcctggcacagcagaaacaaatccgactaggaaccatgaggttgtgggctcaatacctggcctcactcagtgggttaaggagttgccatgagctgtggcgcaggttgcagacacagcctggatcccgcgttgctgtggctggggcgtgggccggcagctgcaactccaattcgacccctcccctgggaacctccatatgctgcgggtgcggccctaaaaagcaaaaaataaaaaaataaataataaaattatttgatgcACAGAGTGGGTAGGATGAAGCCTCCAGGTGGCGGACCCCTCACCTGCCAGAAGTCCCCAAATCGCAGGCCTGAGCGGCCTCGAGCCCATCCCGGAATCAAGACAAGCCTCCGTCATTCTGGAAATGAGGACGAGCACCACTGCCACCTCCAACTTGGCCAGCTGGGGCCCCTGCCCCCGACATCTGTGGGTAACCCCTGCTAGAACACTGATCCAACCCCGCAGCTCGGGGAGGAGGCCTCCCAGGCTGCAGCGCAGGTCCCAGCCCAGACCTCCCCATGAACACCTGGTCACCCTGGAGGGTGTGAGCAGTGGCCCCTGACAAGCTCCTGAGCGCAGAGAGCTCAGTTTCCGACTCACTGGGAGACTATCCCTTGTCTCTCtgggctcagtttccccatgtaGCGCCAAGGGGCTCTGgggccctccctcctccaggaagcctccctggaCTTCTTGGCCCTCCAGCAGGGGCTCCGTGCAGGGGAAGCTGGtgaagcctggggtgggggagcagtgaGGTCTCAGGAATGTGTCTCTGCTGGTGCCCGCGGGCTGGAGGTGTGTTGACAGCTGTGACCTGGTGACCTGGGGAGACCCAGGAGTCTTTCAAGCTCAAGACCCTTTGAGACCTACAGCCACCACCTCCTCTGATGGAGCAGACATCCTTTCCAGAAGGAAATGACAGGAATTAGCAGTTTGTGGCAAAACTATTGTTCTCAAGTCCTGGGATGTGCTAGTCCCTGCAGGAAAAGGAGGGCCCacagggcagctgtggctcccggCTGCCTGGGGAGGCAAGGCCACCCTGACCAGGGCAGGCCTTCTCTGAGGGTCCCCCAGACCTCGCTCCACTCTGAGTGGGGAGTGGGTCTGAGCACGGGGGCAGAAAGGGAGGCCGCCTGGCCATCCCCGGCCACCAGGAACAGGTGCGGCCCGGAGAGTTGGGCAGTGACTTCCGGATCTTCCACCACTGCTCATTTTAAAGGCCTGAGCAGTCAGGTCTGTACCAGCAAGGGGTCACCCAGTTCTGGTAAACACGCTAAATCCCCTACAAACGGTGCCTGTGCGACTAGGTGCTGCGTCTGTTGGCCCTTCTGGAAGCCAACCCAGCCCAGGACAGAGGGGGTAGGCTGCTTGCAAGTTGGACTGCTGGAGGGGCACTGCCACCTGCAGCAGCAGGAAGCCAGGGGCAGGGCCACATGCTGGCGGAGGTGGTGGCTGTGAGCTGAGCTGACAGGAGGCAAGGGTGACGTCAGGAGTGGGCGCCTCATCTGCCCTCCTGTCCCCAAGGCTCCGGAAGACCGCTCCCACGCAGCCACAGGCTGCGGGGTTTCTGTCACCGGGCACCAAGGCGGGGGATGATGTCTATCTGCTTATCTgtattttccaattcttttcg
Proteins encoded:
- the TNFRSF18 gene encoding tumor necrosis factor receptor superfamily member 18 isoform X1, with the protein product MTRTRRDGAEPPPCPKSSAPDLHFELQGLGGPPREPLLGAPGAWQRRGAGRGLGASSGGWPPQVPEERCAALGAAGAMGARGVRLALCGFALLCALGLGQRLAGRSSCGAGRLLRGTGTNARCCRSCARAEGVCPEMDCECIQPEFHCGDPQCKSCKRYSCPPGQEAQPEGNFNFGFKCVDCVAGTFSGGHEGHCKPWADCSQFGFLTTFPGNKTHNAMCSPGPLPAEPHSLLTVLLLAVATGILVLTVTQLSLHIWQLKRQRAWPPGQLCPGEGAGAPGPPADHSPFAETQLLLEAPPPPPEDACSIQFPEEERGERLSENKARLGDLWV
- the TNFRSF18 gene encoding tumor necrosis factor receptor superfamily member 18 isoform X2, with product MTRTRRDGAEPPPCPKSSAPDLHFELQGLGGPPREPLLGAPGAWQRRGAGRGLGASSGGWPPQVPEERCAALGAAGAMGARGVRLALCGFALLCALGLGQRLAGRSSCGAGRLLRGTGTNARCCRSCARAEGVCPEMDCECIQPEFHCGDPQCKSCKRYSCPPGQEAQPEGNFNFGFKCVDCVAGTFSGGHEGHCKPWADCSQFGFLTTFPGNKTHNAMCSPGPLPAEPHSLLTVLLLAVATGILVLTVTQLSLHIWQLKRQRAWPPETQLLLEAPPPPPEDACSIQFPEEERGERLSENKARLGDLWV